AGACCAAGGCTCTAGAAGAACGTCAGGATACGCCTGATAACCTTGAGTTATTACCGAAAGTAGGTTTGGAAGACGTACCGGCTGACTTGCATATTGTGCAGGGCCAGTTACGCGAAATTATTTGTAATCGTATGGATACACCGCTGAACTTGTACCATGCGGGTACGAACGGTATTTATTATCAACAAGTACTTATTCAGATTCCTGAAGATATTGTGAAGTCACCTTACTTTAATTTGCTTTCTATTTTAATGGGTGAAGTAGGTGCAGGTGAGTATGACTATCTTGAACTGCAAAACTTACAAACAGCTGTAAGTGGTGGTTTAGGAATGGGTGCTTCATTACGTAGTAAAGTTGATGATAAAGATAAAATTAGTGCTTGGTTAACGTTAACGACCAAATCTTTGACTCAGAAATTTGATGCAATTCATTTATTAAAATTAGCATTTGAACAGCTTCGATTTGATGAAAAAGAGCGAATTATTGAGTTATTACAACAACGTAAGACACGTTGGCAATCTCGTTTATCTGGAGCGGGCCATAGTTATGCAATGCAAATCGCATCGCGCAATATGAGTGCTTTGGCTCAACGTGACTATCAAAATACTGGTTTAGGCGCTTTGAACTGGTTAGGCGAACTTGTCGCTAAGATTACTCAAGATGATGCCGCTTATGACGAATTAATTGCGGAATTAAAACGTATTCATAGTAAGTTGTTGCAAGCTCCTAAACAGTTCTTACTTGTCTGTGAAGAACATCAATCTGAACGTTTGGTTGAAGAAATCCAGAATGTTTGGGATAAATTGAACGTTGATACAGCTACAGCTGAGTTAACTCAAGTAGAACAAGCTAATGATAATAATCATGAAGCATGGTTAATTCAGGCAAACGTTCAATTCTGTGCGTCTGCATATCAAGCCGTAGAAGTGTCGCATCCAGATGCAGCGCCATTAATGGTCTTGGCAGCTTATTTACGTAACGGATTCTTGCACAGTGCTATTCGTGAAAAAGGTGGTGCTTATGGTGGCGGCGCTAGTTATGATGGAAATGCGTGTTCATTCCGTTTCTTTAGCTACCGTGACCCACGTTTAGCAGAAACTTTTAAAGACTTTGAAGCAAGCGTGCAATGGTTATTAAATACAGAGCAACAACCTCATCAGCTTGAAGAAGCGATTCTTGGTTTAGTGGCAAGTATGGATAAACCAGGTTCTCCGGCAGGTGAAGCGATTACGGCATGTTATGCACTGTTGCATGCGAGAACACCAGCTTTCCGCCGTACTTTGCGTGAAAGATTGTTGCATGTGACATTAGACGATTTACAACGCGTTGCTCGTCAATATTTAATTGAGCAAACTCCTGTAAAAGCTGTAGTTGCACCATTTGCAAAACGCGATGAATTGCAGCAATTAGGTTTTACCATTCAACAAGTGAATTAAAATAAAAATTGGAGATGAACATGGCGTTCAGACAATTTGAACGCACATCTTTACAGCTAAGCATAGTAACTGTGCTTAGCTGTTTATGTGCGTCTGTGACATATGCTGACACCTTGGCACCTGTAACCCCCGCGACAGTAGATGCATGTGTTGCTCTTGCTTCGAATGCCGATCGTCTGGCTTGTTATGACTCTGTATTTAAACCGTCAGCTTTACCAGTTATTCAAGCTGCGGCAGTACCAGAGCCTGCTAAAAAAATTGATGCACCTACTGTTCCATCTGAAACCTTTAAAGAAAAGGTGGTAGATACAGTGAGTAATATCAAAATAATTGGTAAAGCACCGAAAATTGAACCTACTACTTCTTTGTTAGATCAACGTTGGGAGTTGTCTGAAAAAAGTAAACTAGGGGTTTGGAATATTCGTGCTTATCAACCCGTCTATTTACTACCTGTATTCTGGACCAGTGACAAAAATGAGTTGCCACATAGTCCAAACCCAAATAATACGGTAACAGAAGATCAAAATCTGAAATCAACAGAAAGTAAATTTCAGATTTCTTTGAAAACCAAAGCTTGGGAAAATATTTTTGGCAATAATGGCGATTTGTGGCTAGGGTATACGCAATCTTCACGTTGGCAGACTTTCAATGCTGATGAGTCTCGTCCATTCCGTGAAACAAACTATGAACCAGAAGCAAGTTTAATGTTTAGAACAAACTATGAATTACTTGGTTTAGATGGGCGTTTGCTGGGGGTGACCTTAAACCATCAGTCAAATGGTCGCTCAGACCCACTATCTCGTAGCTGGAACCGTGTAATCTTTAACGTTGGATTAGAGCGCGGTAACTTTGCTTTAATGCTTCGTCCATGGATTCGTCTTGAAGAAGATAGTAAAGATGATAATAACCCTGATATTGAAGATTACATCGGTCGTGGTGATTTAACAGCATTTTATAAGTGGAAGCAGAATGATTTCTCTTTAATGCTCCGTCATTCATTGAAAGGTGGTGATGACTCTCATGGCGCTGTTCAATTTGATTGGGCTTTCCCAATCAGTGGAAAGTTACGCGGCCATTTCCAATTATTTAATGGTTATGGTGAAAGCTTGATTGATTATAACCATCGAGCGACTTATGCCGGTTTGGGGGTGTCACTCTTAAATTGGTACTAAGATTCTATAAAAAGCCGCTTTTAAAGCGGCTTTTTTATTATCCAATTTGAATGTTGGCTTGAGGGTGTTTGAGCCGGCTCTTTTTAGGAGTAGCGATTAAATAGGCGAGTGTTAAAGGTCCGAGACGTCCAGCAAACATAAGTAGGCTTAAAATAAATAAACTACCATTATGTAAATCTGGTGTGATACCACGAGAGAGACCTACAGTACATGCTGCTGAAACAACTTCGAAAAGTAAATTCATAAAATCTGCTTTAGGCTCTAAAAGTAAAAGAATAAAGAAGCCCATGAAGATGAGTATGCTCGTAATAGCAGTCACTGCTAATGCTTTGTAAGTCGTTTCGTGAGATACCGAATGATTGAATATTCTAATTTCATCCGTACGGCGTAAAAATGAAATTACACTCAGCACTAAGATAACAAAGGTTCCAACTTTGATTCCACCTGCTGTACTCAGTGAGCCACCACCAATAAACATCAATAACATCATTAGTAAGGAGCTACTGTTGGTCATTGCGCCCGTATCAATGGTATTAAAGCCGGAAGATCGAGGAACTGTTGCCTGAAACCATGCATTTAAAGCTTGATCGCCTGCATTTAATATGCCTAAAGTATGAGGATTTTGAGCTTCTAAGGCCCATATTAAAATAAAGGCAACAAGGTTGATAATTGCAATTGTTGTTAGAATAAGCTTGCTATTGGGCGTTAGTTTTTTCCATTTTTTGTTTTGTTTAATATCCATGAGTACTAAAAAACCAAGGCCACCTAAAGTGTAAAGTATGCTAATGGTTATACAAATAATATAGTTACTTTGGAAATTCATTAAACTGTTGGAAAATAATGAAAAACCCGCATTGTTAAATGAGGAAATGCTGTAAAAAGCCGCATAGTACAAACCTCGTGCAAACCCATATATTGGCGTAAAAGCAGTGGTGAGAATAATTGTACCAATCAGCTCAAAAATAAGAGTATAGGTGACAACACCCTTAGCAACAAAGGTAACCTTCGATAAGCTCGTTTGTCCGAGACTATCTTGAGCCATCATTTGCTGTTTAAGACCAACTTTGGGAGACAAACTTAATGCGGCCAATATCGCAAAAGTCATAAAACCCAAACCGCCAGACTGAATCAGCAATAAAATAATAGTTTGCCCAAAGAGGGTAAAAGACTCATGAATATTTAAAACAGAGAGGCCAGTAATTGTAACTGCTGAGGTGGCTGTAAAGAGCGCATCCATCCAGCTAACATTGCCCGTATTCGCAAATGGCAATTTAAGCAATAAAGTGCCAAAGGCAATAAAGCCTAAAAACCCTAGCGCTAAAAGAGAAGGAGGGCTTAAATTTAACGTTTTATGAGGCTTGGGATATATGGACATATTCTAGATTTCGTTTTCTTATAAGAAGCAATTAGAAAGTTTCTTTAACTGTGGTAAATGACCTTCTAAAATAAGAATATCATGTGTTTGCAAAGTGAAATTTTCTTCAGTTTCAAACAAAATCTGCTGTTGTCTTTTAACGAGTAAGGTTTTAACCTGTGGCGCTTGCTGCATAATGCCATATAGGTTAATACCATGCAGTTTTTCAGGGATTTCAATTTTTATAATGTAGTGATCATCTTCTAAAGACATATAGCGACTTACCATCGGATAGTTGAGGGCTTGAGCTACTCTTACTCCCATATCTTCTTCAGGATGAATAATTTTATTGATATTGAGATGCGACAAAATGGTGTGATGAGCTTTGGTTTTTGCTTTTACCCAAATTTTATCAATTCCCAAATTTTTTAAGTTCAGCACACACAAAATACTGGCTTCAATATCTTCACCAATTGCGACCACAACTGCGTCACAATTTTGAATATTCAGTTCGTCAAGCACATGTTCATCGGTAGCGTCAGCAATGACGGCATGCGTTAAAACGTCGGCAAGATTTTCGACATTCTTTTTTACCGTATCGATGCCAATAACATCATGATTTAATTTTGTGAGTTCTTGAGCTACCGTTGCTCCAAAACTACCTAAGCCAATGACTGCGAACTGTGCCATGTTGGTCCTTTTTTCCGAGTTAGATCATTATTTTTAAGGATATTTTCTTTAAGATAAAGAGATGCAATGTAAAGATGGTAGAAATATAAAAAGATTGTATAAAAAAGCCGACATCTTTGTCGGCTTCTTCATCAAAATTAAAGATTATTTCAAGAAGCGTTTATAGCCGACGTTATCAGTAATTTCTGCATACGGATAATTAATCTGCTCAAGCGTTTCAATCAATCCATCAGGGTTTTGTTTCGCATCGGTTGCTTGTAAACCAACTAAAACACGTCCTTCTGCTGCGCCATGGTTACGATAATGGAAGAGGGTAATGTTGTGAGTTGGACCTAAACGAGTTAAGAATGTTAAGAGGGCACCTGGACGTTCAGGGAACTCAACACGGAACAATCTTTCATCATCTAGATTTGCGTGACCACCAATTAAATAACGAATATGTAGTTTGGCAACTTCATCGTCAGAAAGGTCATCTACAATATAATCTTGCTGTTTTAATTGTTCCAAAATTTCATGGCGCTCTGCATCTCCACCTTTCAAACTAATACCGACGAATACTTGTGCTTCCTCTGTATTGTTTGCTCGGTAGTTAAACTCAGTGATATTGCGGCCTTGTAAAGCACGGCAGAAGCCTAAGAATGCACCTTTTTCTTCAGATAGGGTAACCGCATAAATCGCTTCGCGTTGCTCACCTAACTCGGTACGCTCAGCAATATAACGTAGGCGGTCAAAATTCATATTGGCGCCGCAAACAATCGATACCATATTTTTATTGCTGATTTTGTGTTCGTGAATATATTTTTTAATACCCGCTAAAGCCATTGCACCAGAAGGTTCAACAATACTGCGGTTTTCATCAAAAGTATCTTTAATTGCTGCACAGATTTCATCTGTATTCACCGTGACAATATCAGGATCAACGATCGGGCCTGAATTATCAGATTTGCGCAAACGAATAATATCAAAAGGTAAAGCACCAATTTGGGCAACAGCCGTACCGTCTGCAAATAATCCTACATGTGGCAAAATTACACGTTCATTTGCTTCTAGGGCTGCTTTTAAACAAGCAGACTCTTCATATTCAACGCCAATAACTTTTACGTGCGGTGCAACTTCTCCAAGGTAAGCTGCTACGCCTGAAATAAGGCCACCACCACCTACAGCAACAAACACATATTCTACATCACGCCATTGACGTAAAATTTCATTTGCAATTGTGCCTTGACCTGCAATGACAAGTTCATCGTCATAGGGTGGAATAAATACAAGACCTTCAACTTCAGCACGTTGTTGAGCATATTTATTTGCGATATCAAAGCTATCACCATGTAACACAACTTGGCCGCCTAAGCGTTTAACTGCCTGAACTTTAATGTCAGGTGTTGTGCTTGGCATAACAATAATGGCAGGAATGCCTAGTCTTTGACCTGACAATGCTACACCTTGAGCATGGTTGCCCGCAGAAGCACAAATCACCCCACGTTCAAGTTGTTCTTTAGGTAATTGACTAATACGGTTGTAGGCACCGCGTAATTTAAAAGAAAAAACTGGTTGTAAATCTTCACGCTTAAAACGAATTGTATTGTTTAATTTTTGACTAATTCGTGGAGCTGCTTCGAGAGGTGTTTCAATTGCAACATCATAAACCGTTGCTTGTAAAATTTGTCGTACCACACGAGACAGCATGTTCATCTTCCCTATAACAGTTTAAAATAGGAAATTATTGTAGCAAACCCTTGTGCATTTGCGCCGTTTATTGGCGCATAAATGTCAAAAAATAGTTGAGTGATGTCATGAGTCTATATGCAACCCAAGATGAAAAGAAACAAGCTGCTGCGAAAGCTGCTTTAAAACACTTACCCAAAGGTGGCATTTTGGGGGTTGGGACTGGAAGTACCGTAAATTTTCTAATTGATTTATTACCTGAATTACAATTAGAAGCAGCTGTGGCAAGTTCTCAAGCAACTGCTGATCGTCTTAAAAAACTCGGTATTGAAGTTGTAGACATGAATCATGTGGGTAGCTTAGATGCCTATGTTGATGGTGCAGATGAGATCGACCGTCATATGCATATGATTAAAGGTGGTGGTGCTGCATTAACACGTGAAAAAATCGTGGCATCAATTGCAAAGAAATTTGTGTGTATTGTTGATGATTCAAAATGGGTTGATCAACTTGGACGTGATTTTCCACTTCCTGTAGAAGTTATTCCAATGGCGCGTTCGGCTGTAGCTCGTAAATTAGTAAGTTTAGGTGGTGACCCAGTTTATCGTGAAGGTGTAGTTACAGATAACGGTAATGTGATTTTGGATGTTTTCAATCTTAATATTTTAAATGCGCTTGATTTAGAAAAAACCATTAACAATATTCCGGGTGTTGTGACTAATGGTATTTTCGCTTTAAACCCAGCAACGATTGCAATTGTTGCAACAAATAATGGTATTGAAGAGCGTACCGCACAGTAATGTCTGCAAAAATGCCAGAGATTAAAATCGTTCGACACGTAAGAGCAAGAAAATTGCGCTTACGTGTTGAGCCTGCTTCAATCCGTCTTACGGTTCCTTTATTTTGTAGTAAGAAGCAAATTCAGCATTTTTTAGCACAATCTGAACAATGGTTGACCGAAACATGGAATAAACAACAAAACGTCCAATCGGCATCGATTGATATTCCTTCCGAAATTTATTTCTTTAATAAAGAACATCCCTTTCAAGTCATTGTTCAAAAACAGCACCGTATTTTTCAATTTGATTGGGAAACTAGTTGTTTATTTATTAAAGACACGCAGCCATATTTTGCATTACAAAGTGCAGTTATTGCTTATGCGAAGCAAGAATTACCTGAGCTTTTAAAAGAGTTAAGTGAGCAGACTCATTTAGCCTATAGGGAGTGCACAATTCGCCGTCCGAAAACTCGGTGGGGAAGTTGTAGTAGTCAGCATAATATTATGCTACACGCGGGGCTGGTGCTCATGTCATATGAAATTGCTCGGTATGTGGCTATTCATGAGTTGGCGCATACCAAACATTTTGACCATAGTCCGGCATTTTGGGCAGAAGTTGAAAAATATGATCCATATTTTCAAAAACACCGCAGACAACTTAAATCAAATCCATTGCCTGCATGGTGGTATGTTTCAGCTTAACTAAAACTACATTCTAGTTGAGGTGTTTGTAAGTTATCGGGTGCTTTTCGGCTATCTAATCCTGCTTTGGCGCTGATAATTTTATTTGCTTTAATAGATAACTGTATAAAGTTGTATTGTTGCGTCGAGTTATTTGGTTCAGCTGAACTTGAATTGAGTAAATAACTTGAGCTCGCAGCATCTGTTTGCAATAAATTATCGGTACTATCAGCACTTAGAGCCACACGATAAATTTGTGAGCCTTTACTCATATCGATTTGACCATTCGCACGAAAATTAAGCTGACATCCAGTCGAGGTGTCTTCATAGTGACCAATTAAATAGTCTGTAGCTGGTAGGTTTGGATCTGATAGGTTAATGCTAGTTAAGCCTTGTTTGCATGGATAGGTTGATCCATTACAAGTCGCTGTGGTGGTAAACCCTACAGCTCTACGGTAATCTCCAGCACCGTCAATGCGAATAAATGTTGTTGAATTTACAGTAGGAACAATACCTGTATATTGTTTCTTTTGTAGAAGTTCATAGCCCGTTTGATCTAAAGACTGTTGTGAATTAGCCTGAGCCAATTGCAAAGTAGATGCTTTTAGGTGGGTTCCAAAGTAATCGCGCGTTACCTTTTGATTGGCTGCAATATCTAATAGCGTATTTTTTACTGGATCAATATTATCTGGAGCAGGAGTGAAAATAGGGGTAAAGGATGTTTGATCCCCATGAAGTTTTTTCCCATCCAAAAAGCCATCTTTTAAATCGGTTGCTAAACTTTTAACGAGTTCTTGGTAGGTGCTTGCTCCACCATGAATTGCTGACCAATATTGTAAATAGCCAAAGCTAAGGTAGCTATCCACATATGTGGTAGGTTGTTTGGTTGAATACTGCTGTAAATTTAAAATTGTTAATGGATTCGCTGGACTTAAACTAGGAATAGCGGGATCTTTAAATGCATTCATTAACGATTTGTAGACATCTTGAGAAGCTAAATCCACGTGTAATTGTTCAATACGGGTTGGATCAACTGTCTCTTGGGGGAGTTGGCCTGAGCGTATGACCGCTCGTTGGTAAACTGCTTCACTACTTGGGCTAATGAATTGGGTTCTGCTACTTGCCGTATTCGGCGTAATAAATGCATGATAAATACCTGACAGATTTTGATACTGTGAAGTAAGTGGGTCAAACACTTGAGATGAGCTTTGAGTTGTAATTTCTACGCGATATAAACGATTCAATTTTGCAGTAGGAATTTTGACATTAAAACTATTTAAACTTGCAATTGAAGTATCCACTAAAACAGCGTTGTTGGTGTTGTCATATACCTTAAGTTGGATATTACGCATCTCTACAGGGGTTTTTAAAGTCACATCAGTTATTGCTTCGGGTGTAGGGTCAACAGGCGTTGGAGTAGTTGGTGAGCTGCCTCCACTACTGCCTCCACCTCCGCAACCAGTAAGGGCTACACTTAAAATTAATGTGCTCAAGCCAAGGTACGTGCGTAATTTTGTTTCTTTTGATTGTTGAAGCATCCTAGCTCTCCAAAAATTAATCTGGTATTTATTTGCTGATATTTATGTGGGTATGACAGTCCAGTAAGTGCTATCTGATTGTCACTAAAATTAAAAAATTAAAATTACCAAGCATGAAATGGTTTTGTAAGCTTGGACATCCTGTCATACTACTGCCCAAGTATAGATTCAAAAATTGAGGTAATGCACGTGATTTCTGTCGGAATTGTTGGTGGAACGGGTTATACAGGCGTTGAACTATTACGTATTTTATTACGACATCCTAAAGCGCAGGTTCGAGTTCTTACTTCACGTACAGAAGCGGGCAAACCAGTTGCAGATATGTTCCCTAATTTACGTGGACATACTGATCTTCAATTTTCAGATTTAAACATTGATGCATTAAAAGAATGTGATGTTGTATTTTTTGCAACTCCACATGGCGTTGCGATGCAGCATGCCAAAGAGTTGATTGCGGCTGGAACTAAAGTTATTGATTTAGCGGCAGACTTTCGCTTACAAAATCTTGAACAGTTTGAAAAATGGTATGGCATGGAACATGCTTGCCCAGATGTATTAAAAGATTCTGTATATGGTCTAACTGAGTTAAACCGTGAAAAAATTAAACAAGCTCAAGTTATTGGTAACCCGGGTTGCTATCCGACGACTGTTCAATTAGGTTTAGCGCCACTGTTAAAATCAGCACAAGCACTGATTGAAACTAAAAATATGATTATTGATGCGAAATCTGGTGTTTCTGGTGCTGGCCGTAAAGCAAGCTTAGGCATGATTTATAGTGAAAATGCA
This genomic stretch from Acinetobacter pittii harbors:
- the pldA gene encoding phospholipase A; amino-acid sequence: MAFRQFERTSLQLSIVTVLSCLCASVTYADTLAPVTPATVDACVALASNADRLACYDSVFKPSALPVIQAAAVPEPAKKIDAPTVPSETFKEKVVDTVSNIKIIGKAPKIEPTTSLLDQRWELSEKSKLGVWNIRAYQPVYLLPVFWTSDKNELPHSPNPNNTVTEDQNLKSTESKFQISLKTKAWENIFGNNGDLWLGYTQSSRWQTFNADESRPFRETNYEPEASLMFRTNYELLGLDGRLLGVTLNHQSNGRSDPLSRSWNRVIFNVGLERGNFALMLRPWIRLEEDSKDDNNPDIEDYIGRGDLTAFYKWKQNDFSLMLRHSLKGGDDSHGAVQFDWAFPISGKLRGHFQLFNGYGESLIDYNHRATYAGLGVSLLNWY
- the ntpJ gene encoding TrkH family potassium uptake protein, with translation MSIYPKPHKTLNLSPPSLLALGFLGFIAFGTLLLKLPFANTGNVSWMDALFTATSAVTITGLSVLNIHESFTLFGQTIILLLIQSGGLGFMTFAILAALSLSPKVGLKQQMMAQDSLGQTSLSKVTFVAKGVVTYTLIFELIGTIILTTAFTPIYGFARGLYYAAFYSISSFNNAGFSLFSNSLMNFQSNYIICITISILYTLGGLGFLVLMDIKQNKKWKKLTPNSKLILTTIAIINLVAFILIWALEAQNPHTLGILNAGDQALNAWFQATVPRSSGFNTIDTGAMTNSSSLLMMLLMFIGGGSLSTAGGIKVGTFVILVLSVISFLRRTDEIRIFNHSVSHETTYKALAVTAITSILIFMGFFILLLLEPKADFMNLLFEVVSAACTVGLSRGITPDLHNGSLFILSLLMFAGRLGPLTLAYLIATPKKSRLKHPQANIQIG
- the trkA gene encoding potassium channel family protein, translated to MAQFAVIGLGSFGATVAQELTKLNHDVIGIDTVKKNVENLADVLTHAVIADATDEHVLDELNIQNCDAVVVAIGEDIEASILCVLNLKNLGIDKIWVKAKTKAHHTILSHLNINKIIHPEEDMGVRVAQALNYPMVSRYMSLEDDHYIIKIEIPEKLHGINLYGIMQQAPQVKTLLVKRQQQILFETEENFTLQTHDILILEGHLPQLKKLSNCFL
- the ilvA gene encoding threonine ammonia-lyase, biosynthetic; translated protein: MNMLSRVVRQILQATVYDVAIETPLEAAPRISQKLNNTIRFKREDLQPVFSFKLRGAYNRISQLPKEQLERGVICASAGNHAQGVALSGQRLGIPAIIVMPSTTPDIKVQAVKRLGGQVVLHGDSFDIANKYAQQRAEVEGLVFIPPYDDELVIAGQGTIANEILRQWRDVEYVFVAVGGGGLISGVAAYLGEVAPHVKVIGVEYEESACLKAALEANERVILPHVGLFADGTAVAQIGALPFDIIRLRKSDNSGPIVDPDIVTVNTDEICAAIKDTFDENRSIVEPSGAMALAGIKKYIHEHKISNKNMVSIVCGANMNFDRLRYIAERTELGEQREAIYAVTLSEEKGAFLGFCRALQGRNITEFNYRANNTEEAQVFVGISLKGGDAERHEILEQLKQQDYIVDDLSDDEVAKLHIRYLIGGHANLDDERLFRVEFPERPGALLTFLTRLGPTHNITLFHYRNHGAAEGRVLVGLQATDAKQNPDGLIETLEQINYPYAEITDNVGYKRFLK
- the rpiA gene encoding ribose-5-phosphate isomerase RpiA, giving the protein MSLYATQDEKKQAAAKAALKHLPKGGILGVGTGSTVNFLIDLLPELQLEAAVASSQATADRLKKLGIEVVDMNHVGSLDAYVDGADEIDRHMHMIKGGGAALTREKIVASIAKKFVCIVDDSKWVDQLGRDFPLPVEVIPMARSAVARKLVSLGGDPVYREGVVTDNGNVILDVFNLNILNALDLEKTINNIPGVVTNGIFALNPATIAIVATNNGIEERTAQ
- a CDS encoding SprT family zinc-dependent metalloprotease, with protein sequence MSAKMPEIKIVRHVRARKLRLRVEPASIRLTVPLFCSKKQIQHFLAQSEQWLTETWNKQQNVQSASIDIPSEIYFFNKEHPFQVIVQKQHRIFQFDWETSCLFIKDTQPYFALQSAVIAYAKQELPELLKELSEQTHLAYRECTIRRPKTRWGSCSSQHNIMLHAGLVLMSYEIARYVAIHELAHTKHFDHSPAFWAEVEKYDPYFQKHRRQLKSNPLPAWWYVSA
- the argC gene encoding N-acetyl-gamma-glutamyl-phosphate reductase; the encoded protein is MHVISVGIVGGTGYTGVELLRILLRHPKAQVRVLTSRTEAGKPVADMFPNLRGHTDLQFSDLNIDALKECDVVFFATPHGVAMQHAKELIAAGTKVIDLAADFRLQNLEQFEKWYGMEHACPDVLKDSVYGLTELNREKIKQAQVIGNPGCYPTTVQLGLAPLLKSAQALIETKNMIIDAKSGVSGAGRKASLGMIYSENADNFKAYGVAGHRHHPEIVEALENIAGQKGGFEGLLFVPHLVPMIRGMLSTIYVDLTEAGKQTDLQALYENFYANEKFVDVMPANSSPETRSVRGANELRIALYKPQPNKLIILAAQDNLVKGASGQAVQNMNLMFGFSEDEGLQGIGLLP